TGGAATCTGGATTGGGAAAAAATATCAAAATAAAGGGTTTGGATCAGATGCTCTTAGAGTTCTTTGTAAATTTATATTTGATGAAATGAATGTTCATAAAATAAAATTACATTATTTCGAATTTAATAAAAATGCAAAAATTTGTTATGAATCTGTTGGTTTCAAAGAAGAAGGGATTAATAGAAAAGAACTTTTTAGATATGGAAAATATTATGACACTCTTAATATGGGATTGTTTAGAGATGAGTTGAAATAATGAAAATAAAGCAAGTTGTTAAAAATCTTTCAAAATTAGAGGCTAAAGAAATTAGGAGATGAATTAATAAATAATATTAAAATACAAAGTAAAATTAAACATCCTGAGATTAAAAAAATTGTATTAGAAGTGAGGTCTTTTAATAAAAGAGCTATTAAGTGTTACCTTAAAAATGAATTTAAATTTGAAAGCATTTATATAAAAAATACTTTAACCGGAAAAGATATTTTCTTCAAAATGATTTATTACTATTAACTTTTTTTATAATAATTAATCAACCATCTATAATAAAGGAATAACTCCTCAATTAATTAAATTCAATCTATAATGTTTTGGAGTATACTCTTTAGCTTTTTTTGTTTCTTCTTGAAAGAGTAAATTCAACAAGTCTCATTAGATTAGAATAATGTTTTCACAAAAATATTAAGTTCAGAAGAAGAGGTTTTTTCAGGGATTTTTAATAAATTTGTAGTTTTTTTATACTAAAAAAATATCATAAATCTTTCAATAATACAACTGAGAAAACACTTAGGATTTATATGAAAATTTAAGTTTATATGATAAAATAAATATATTCTATAGTAATCGGGGTACTAAAAAAATTAAAAAGCGGAGGAAAAAAGTGAATGCTAAACTAAAAATAATCGCAACAATGATAACTTTTAGTACTTTAGGACCATTTATTAAAAACATAAACCTTGTTTCTAGTGAAATAGCCCTATATAGAGCAGTAATCGCTCTAATAATTTTGACAGTTTTTATCATCTTTAATAAGAATTCTTCAAAAATCGACGGCATTAAAAATAATCTTTGGAAATTATTTTTTTCTGGAGCAGCAATGGGCTTTAACTGGATACTACTTTTTGCAGCCTTTAATTATACCAGTATTGCTCTAGCAACTCTTTGCTATTATTTTGCTCCTGTTATTGTAGTTATAGGAAGTACTTTCTTATTTCAAGAAAAACTCACTCTTAAACAGATAGCATGTTTTATTGGATCTACAGCTGGACTCGTCCTTATAATTGGAGTTAGTAGTGGCGGAACAAAGGACATGATAGGGATTCTATTAGGTTTGGGAGCAGCAATACTTTATGCAACTGTAATTTTATTAAATAAATCTATGAAAGATATAGATGGAATAACTAGAACTATATTTCAACTTGCAGCAGCAGTTGTAGTTCTCTTTCCTTATGTTTTTGGAACAGGAGGATTTCATATCCAAGAACTTAATAGTCTTGGATTAATTAATCTTCTCACTGTGGGAATAGTTCATACTGGAATAGTATATGTTCTATATTTTTCATCACTCTCTGAATTAACTGGACAAGAAGCATCTGTACTTAGTTATTTAGATCCACTTTTTGCAATTTTGATATCAATTTTATGGCTGGGAGAATCTATAACTCAAACCCAACTACTAGGTGGAGGAATGATACTTTTATTCACTCTTGCCAATGAAATGAAAATTTATAAAAAATATTCCTTAAAAGCAAAATAACAACTACAATAAAGTTAAGAAAGTTCAGCAGTTGCTGAACTTTCTTATATTAAATATAATCTTTCAGTGGAGAATATTCCTCAATTTTTTAAATTTTATATATTTGTTTTAAAAATTTGGCAACTCCATTATTATCATTAGTATCAGTTACATATTGAACTTTACTTTTTAAAACTTCATGAGCGTTTCCCATAGCTACTCCCATTCCAGCTAACTCTAACATTTCCAAATCATTATGAGCATCTCCAAAAGCTATACACTCTGAAATTTCTATTCCTTTATTTTCTAAAACTTTTTTTAATGTAATTCCTTTATTTACATCCTTATTTAAAATTTCTAAATATTTATCTTGAGAATATGTAAAATAAACACTATCACTTAATATTTTTTTTAATTCTCTTTCAATCTCATTCAATATTTTATTTTCATCAATAATTATAGTTTTAATCATCTCAAGATTATCAAAACTATCAAAAGATTTTAATCTTGCCTCTAATTTAGAATTATTTTTATAATATTTAGTACTATACGATTCTAAATCCTCTACATACCAAACATCATTTTGAAATAAATTTAAACTTCTTTTGTTCTTTTTACAAAAGTCTATAATTTTAGAAACCTCTTCTTCTCTCAAAACTTTTTCATAAATAACTTCATCGCTATTCAAATCTACTACTCTAGCACCATTATAACAAATTATTGTTACTGGAATTTCTAAACTTTGAGCTATTTTTTTAGTTATTGGATATGGCCTTCCTGTAACAATTAAAATTTCTACATTTTTTTCTACTAATTTCCTTAATATATCTTTATTTTCTTTAGAAATTTCTTTTCTACTATTTAATAACGTTCCATCTAAATCCAATGCTACAGCTTTCATCTTCTCTCCTAATTATACATTTTCTTTAATTACTGATATTAATTTTGTAGCCGTTAATTCATATTTTTCTAATAGCTC
This sequence is a window from Candidatus Cetobacterium colombiensis. Protein-coding genes within it:
- a CDS encoding DMT family transporter gives rise to the protein MNAKLKIIATMITFSTLGPFIKNINLVSSEIALYRAVIALIILTVFIIFNKNSSKIDGIKNNLWKLFFSGAAMGFNWILLFAAFNYTSIALATLCYYFAPVIVVIGSTFLFQEKLTLKQIACFIGSTAGLVLIIGVSSGGTKDMIGILLGLGAAILYATVILLNKSMKDIDGITRTIFQLAAAVVVLFPYVFGTGGFHIQELNSLGLINLLTVGIVHTGIVYVLYFSSLSELTGQEASVLSYLDPLFAILISILWLGESITQTQLLGGGMILLFTLANEMKIYKKYSLKAK
- a CDS encoding Cof-type HAD-IIB family hydrolase; this translates as MKAVALDLDGTLLNSRKEISKENKDILRKLVEKNVEILIVTGRPYPITKKIAQSLEIPVTIICYNGARVVDLNSDEVIYEKVLREEEVSKIIDFCKKNKRSLNLFQNDVWYVEDLESYSTKYYKNNSKLEARLKSFDSFDNLEMIKTIIIDENKILNEIERELKKILSDSVYFTYSQDKYLEILNKDVNKGITLKKVLENKGIEISECIAFGDAHNDLEMLELAGMGVAMGNAHEVLKSKVQYVTDTNDNNGVAKFLKQIYKI